From a single Solanum dulcamara chromosome 4, daSolDulc1.2, whole genome shotgun sequence genomic region:
- the LOC129884227 gene encoding uncharacterized protein LOC129884227: MPPKRTYVRSNVNANVDEEQYVPQALMDPLAGARMNKFVFIISDLVDKEFRTSMLIKEMNISSLMTHFEQIEEEKLKEKAKESKRARTDSGDFSHSRMSNPKPQGSTPSGQNIPAYRKCWKRHQEDCLASSEACYDCGNMGHKVREFPLVDTRGGGVRPQIQTTLGRPSQQGTSSGSSGG; this comes from the exons ATGCCTCCAAAAAGAACCTACGTGAGAAGCAATGTGAATGCGAATGTGGACGAGGAGCAATATGTTCCACAAGCTCTGATGGACCCTTTAGCCGG AGCTCGCATGAACAAGTTTGTTTTCATCATTTCGGACTTGGTTGACAAAGAATTTAGAACttccatgttgatcaaggagatgaaTATCTCAAGTTTGATGACTCATTTCGAACAAATCGAGgaggaaaagcttaaggagaagGCTAAAGAGTCAAAGAGGGCAAGGACCGATAGTGGAGACTTTTCACATTCGAG GAtgtctaaccctaagcctcaagggaGTACTCCGAGTGGTCAGAATATCCCTGCATATAGGAAGTGTTGGAAGAGACATCAAGAAGATTGTTTGGCGAGTTCTGAAGCTTGTTATGATTGTGGAAATATGGGTCATAAGGTGAGAGAATTCCCCTTAGTTGATACTAGAGGTGGAGGTGTTCGACCTCAAATTCAGACTACTTTAGGTCGTCCATCTCAGCAGGGTACTTCATCAGGTTCTAGTGGTGGTTAG